The following proteins come from a genomic window of Betaproteobacteria bacterium:
- a CDS encoding LLM class flavin-dependent oxidoreductase — protein MRSRLMQFGVCISNKIDETGIAAYAENLGYSHAWVTDTQMIFSDCWATLALVARQTRTIKIGTGVAIAPTRLAPVTANAIATINQLAPGRTFLGIGTGNTAMRLMGQPPMKIGEFAEYLRVVRGLLDGKRVDYTYQGRTAPIELMMREFGFYAIEPRIPMYVSGFGPRAMELAGEAGDGLVFSIPRVPTVADALQHVREGAARSARSLKDFHTCALTSVIVQELGEALNSDRIVREYGPGIMASVHYAYDKWMRAGGDPPPFMRSIWERYCALLKDVPLAIRHLRIHDSHYTYMREDEAALVTPELVRAVALAGTPTELVEIIGDLARQGLSQIMFLPSVVNQYRMVETFARQVMARL, from the coding sequence ATGAGGAGTCGGTTAATGCAATTCGGAGTCTGCATTTCCAACAAGATCGACGAAACCGGCATTGCCGCGTACGCGGAGAATCTGGGTTACAGCCATGCCTGGGTCACCGACACGCAGATGATTTTTTCGGACTGTTGGGCCACGCTGGCGCTGGTGGCGCGGCAGACGCGCACGATCAAGATTGGCACTGGCGTGGCCATCGCGCCCACACGGCTGGCGCCCGTGACCGCGAATGCGATCGCCACGATCAACCAGTTGGCTCCGGGGCGGACCTTTCTCGGGATCGGCACGGGCAACACGGCCATGCGGTTGATGGGCCAGCCGCCGATGAAGATTGGCGAGTTCGCGGAGTATTTGCGGGTCGTGAGAGGGCTATTGGACGGCAAGCGCGTGGACTATACCTATCAAGGCCGCACGGCGCCCATCGAGTTGATGATGCGTGAGTTTGGTTTCTATGCCATCGAGCCGCGAATTCCCATGTACGTTTCGGGTTTTGGGCCGCGCGCCATGGAATTGGCGGGGGAGGCGGGAGACGGGTTGGTGTTCTCCATTCCTCGCGTTCCGACGGTGGCGGACGCACTCCAGCATGTGCGAGAAGGCGCGGCGCGCAGCGCACGCTCTCTGAAGGATTTCCATACCTGCGCGCTCACCTCCGTGATCGTGCAAGAACTTGGCGAGGCGCTCAATTCCGATCGCATCGTTCGCGAGTATGGGCCTGGCATCATGGCGTCAGTGCATTACGCTTACGACAAATGGATGCGTGCCGGGGGAGATCCCCCGCCGTTCATGCGCTCCATCTGGGAGCGTTACTGCGCCTTGTTGAAGGACGTGCCTCTTGCCATTCGGCATCTACGCATACACGATTCCCACTACACCTACATGCGCGAGGATGAAGCCGCGCTGGTGACCCCCGAGCTGGTGCGCGCGGTCGCGCTCGCGGGCACGCCAACCGAACTCGTGGAGATCATCGGGGATCTCGCCCGGCAGGGTTTGAGCCAGATCATGTTCCTGCCCAGCGTGGTGAATCAATACCGCATGGTGGAGACCTTCGCGCGCCAGGTGATGGCGCGCCTGTAA